AACATTCTCTTCACAATCACAAGAGTCTCTTATTTAGTGGGACCTACATAGATTCTCATTTATTTGTTGATATCAATTTGAGATCCACTAAACTATGAGTCTCCTCCAAATTTAGTGGGACCTACATAGATTCTCATTTATTAGTTGAAATCAATTTGACATTCACTCCAAATTTAGTGGGGCCCACATAGCTTCAGCTAATAAAAGACTGTTGGAAAAAGTGTTCAGGTGAGTGTTGGTAGCACCCGAAATTTTATGTCTTTTTTTCTCATAGTAATGAGAAAAGGAACATGAGATATCCAAATCAAAGTAGTTTCTCATTAAAATGACACTGATGttttaaaaaacattaaaaatggTCTTATTACCTGCAACAAACCCATAACTATATGTACAGCTTCAGCCCCTTCACGTATGGAAAGAAGGATGCGATGCTAGAAGGTTATCAACAGCAAAATAAGAACAGTTAGAATAAAAACTACTGCATCGGAAGTGATAAGGAAGAATATGATCCCATTTGGATACGGACTAAAGAGCACTTAAAggagcttatctactagaaaatgAACTGGATAAGGTCCAATAAATGCTCTTTGGTCAGCATCCAAGAGGCTCTAGGTCCACCAGGATATTCTCATTATTATTCTCACCTTCCCAGTTCTTTTCAATCCTTTGAAGATCTCAATGCATACAAAGTAATAATCCTCATCAGTTATGCCCTGTACTGTCTTCATTGACCACTTGGGTATTTGGTCCTTGGGATTTATGCACCCTATTCTAACTGGCCACAAACTTTTACCTGAATCATACCTCATTACTGTAAGCTCATCACCGAAGCACAAGTTGGAAAGTATTAAACACAAATGGAAGAGTCAGTAGCATATATCACCTTTAACTCCCAGAAAGTTAACTCCTTCTTTCTCGCTCACCTCTGCAGGGGATGGCACATATCCACACTCAATCCATGTGTTCAGAATAATTTCAAGCCTATCCTAAAATAATAACACACCAAGAACACAGTAAACTACATACTCCCAACAGAAGTCCTATGCCACAAAACCCAAGCCAAAGACTTAAAAAAGGAACACGAATTGTGGTCCGGTTTCTATAAAACAAAATAGACATGTGGACTGTTTTTGACTAAGGTTAGATCCAACTTAGAAGAGCCAAAAAGCAATAGCAGTTTCCCGAAAAAAAATCAACCCAGGATCAGTAATACAAGAAATGCAACTAACTTTTACCTTGTTAATGAGCACATAAGAAGGAAATACCCGAAACTTCTGGACAATACTGAGAAACAATAGTCATTCATAGAATTTGgcttaggcctaactctaccccaaaagctagcttaggggtGAGGGGTTGCTCTACCTTATAAAAGACTattttggtcatatctctagtcgaTGTGAGACTTCTTAACAGTAATAAATATTTCCACTTTACTCTGCCAATATTAATAGCAAATGTGATGCTTGGTTCTTTGGACTAGTAAGAAAGTGAAATATCTTAAATCCCACCACAACTGCAGTTTACATGTTTAGAGtcaaatgaagaaaaaatatcTTGTTTCCTTCAAATCATTTGTctctcattttcacttattcagttcccatattttaaaattatgaaattagaATTTTTTTCATCTGTACACAACTTCATTATTCAAGCCATCAGAAAACCTACCTTAGTCAAGGTTTGCAGATGGACGTGCTTTAGTCCTTGATAAATCCCAAAAAGGTCCATAGCAGCAAAAAATGGATAAATAAAGAAATGGAGACCTGCTTGTTGTCTAGCAAGCCAGGAGATAATTAAGTTAGTAAACATGCAATTTCTTTGTGCAATAAAAGCTAGAAAAATATATCATCCACCAATACAAATCCACAAGACATCAGTTGAAGCACGCACTATCAAACGTAAACAATATGGACAGGTAATATCATGTAaagatttttcctttttattcaGAAAGATAAGGTCATTAAGTTCTGCAGTACACTACTTTCAGCTCTCAGTTCCATAGCTCAAACAACTTTGACATcgaacagaaaaaaaaattcataatggATGTAAATAACAACCTTCGATGGTTCTCAGTTAACTGATTAACAAGTGCAGCAAGCATAAGACCAAGGATGTCAAAGCACACTGTTTGAATCTGCAACATATCAAAATTTAGAATATAATCCATGCAGGATACATTTTGGAAAaagaatgaaagaaagaaaaaaatgaaaagtccATGCTAACCTGTGCCTTAGCACCAATTTCACCAAGGTTGTCTGCTATTGCAAAACTTTGATGTACAGCTGACTGCAAATAGGATGGTGGTGAAAATTCAAAATCCACAAGGAAAAACAAAAGTGTATCAATCCACAATCATTATATATACATGAAAAAAGGTGGTGAAACTTGGCAAGGCATCCTCTATAGATGAATTTATATGTAAAGTTGGGTAGAAGGTAAACTCATACAACCATAAAATAAAGAACAAACGGGCAGTGAGCAAAGTAGAAGGGATAAAGAAAGTAACATGAGGAAAATAGCAAGAAATTTTAAACTTGAAAGCCAAAAGCTAAAATGTACTAATGTAAGTCTCTGCAAAATCTTTTAGGTACATGAACTAACATTTTGTCAAAAAGTATTTTATGCATTATTGAATAAGGATATTAGTTGGTTCGGTAAAATTTATGCAGGCACGTTAAACAATGAGCCACGCAAAACAATGATTTTGTATTACTGAGTGAGAGATGAGCCACGTAAAACAATGATATAGTCAAACATATAACAAGAAGAATATGCAAACAGAATACAGGTTATATTATATTACTGAGTGAGAGATTAACTTATATTACACACAGCAACCAAATCACTGAATTTCAATTACATTGGACACTCGATAGGACTTACAGGTGTTGCTACTTGCTATCACAATGAACAATAAGTCACGAACATTATATTCGCAGTATGAGAAATGGATACTTCAACCTATAATCACATTTTCTGTTCTTCCTTTCTAACCCATCATACACATATTGTTGCATCATTTCATATGACATTAGGAATTAGGATATCTAACAATTCATTTCATAAGTTCTCTGCTTCTCCATCACACAGCGAATATTCTTATCTGAAGACCATTATACAGACTACCTTGTTATCTCAGAAGCACTATGTATTGAAGATATATAGAAAGAAACTCcatgaaaataataatatcatAGACTGAATGGCTTTGCAAAAgaaagaagttaaaaaaaaaaaggaaaaacttaAGAGAACTTAATATATTGCAAGTTGCAACGTTTGATCCTTACCCGAGTTGCTATGTAACATGCCAAGCTTATTTGTTTAGCAATATTAGCAATAGTTGCAAGCAGCAGGAAGCATCGAGGAAATGCAGGAGTAAGTAACTCAAGTccaatgctagcaacaaaaagAACAGCTGTGCAGAACCTGACCCTCTTTGTAAAGAAGGTacaaaaaaagagagagatgaaaaagaaaaatttatcaGATTTCTTTATATGTGATTAGCAGCACACATTAAACAGCAGTTTCAATTTTCGGCACTTCATATCACTGCATCAATAAGTTAAATTACCTTTAAGCTTGTATCAAAAGCAGACGCTAGACTAGCAGTGTATATGCATCTGCTGAGTCGTCCAAGACCGTCTTTTAAGACCCAGTTAAGGGCAGCAGCTGATGGAAGAGAACTGGAGTATCCAACTCCTATGGCCGTAAACATTGCCTGAGATTAGTCCACTGTGACATAGTAAGTTCTTATGCAATACAAACCACTCCAGTAAGACCTAAAAACACTTTCTTCATAGCCTAATTGAGGGTAAAAGTGCAAAACATGGATACAAAGTGTAAGAACCATAGTTAGCTCACTCTTCCTCTCTCTCCCCTCCTAACAACAAGCAAAGCACATGACAATAGATTGATACACCAACTTAAAATTTTTTCCTCATGACTTGATGCATTGACTATCAATTTCCAAAAGCAAGAAAATCCATTACAGAACATGACACAAAACAATCTCTCCTAGTGTCATAACATATGTCTATAGACTATTCCcagagggttagctcaagtggtaagagctaggggacataagggttgggtggaaTGAAAGGTGAAGgctccagggttcgaaccctgaggagggactaatttactaacattactaaccaCTACGCGATTTTCAAAAGCGAACCAATCCATcatagaatatgaaacaaaacaaTCATACAAAATCCGAAACCGCCAACACCtttaatttaaacaaaacaataacCCTAGAGCCAAAACCTAACAATCTGCAAAGTACCTGAGTGGCAAGAACTTGAAGTGCAGAGCTGAAAACACGATGCAAGAGCTTCCACTTGACATAATCAATATAATTCGCCTTAACCTGCCTCGGAATGAAGAAGTCCCTGACAACAGAACCACACATCCTGAACCATCTATCATCAAAAGCAGCCACATCAGAAGACGAAGCGCCACCACCGTCAACAGTGACCAACTGCAAGCAGCTCCCATTCCAGAAGAACTTAGAGACCTTGTTTGGGGTCTTAACCACAAAGGGAAGCCGAATGGGCGAAGTGGGTTGTCGTGAACCATTCTCAGACCCTCCATCAGATACACAGTCAAGTGAGGTTCTGAGAGAAGAAAATGCTAAAACTCTTCTCAGAATCAAATTTTGATTAGTGGGTATGGGTTGTTTGAGAAGGTTCCATGATGTGGGGTGGGGATTATTAGTGGCGGTGTGAAGAGAGAATGGCATGAGAATTTGAGCTTAGTGGCggtgtgaagaagaagaagtgagcGTGGATTTCACGCCAGGTTTTGTGTTGTATggtttgaagaagaagaaggggaaCAAGTTCCACAGAATCTTGAGTTTGAGTGGCAATAGTGAGTTTCAAAGTTGGGATGGCTTTAGGTCGAAGTGTTATTTATACTAGAAAATTGAATTGtagatttaatattttaaaaataaacggttttaaaaattgttttggaAGCTAAGTGATATAcgaagaaaagagagataagAGTAATCTAATAAGTAAtgagatagaaaaataaaagagagataaaaagaaaaagagagtatTTCCCGATGtgtcaaaaaaaattagtgaaattgagatgagaaagaaaataagatGTGTATGTATCAAAACTCTTTCTCCTCATCTACAACGTGCAAGTGAGGTGCTTTCACTGCATCCATCTAAGGCTACAAACATGTACATAGTTAGTAACTTGTGGTGGAGCGGTTCACTACGTTCACCTATATTGTGAACCGTTCGATTAATCCTCGATTGTCATGCCTCAATCATCAAAGTTGCTTATGCAAAACCTAAAAAATTACAAGCTTATCAAAATACACAAATTTTTCAAAATGAAATTCTGAGTAACACATTGAACCTGAGAACGATGACCATGATTTTGTCTTGCTATTCATCATTCACATTCTATGTCTCTTCATTCTGTTTGAAGAAAGGCAGGGCTCACTCAAATTCTTAAAAAAGAAAGTGTATTCTTGGTGAGTTCTTTCTAATTACAAATTTTTTCTTCGTATAACACGAGTCAACTTTTTCAGCTTTTTATCCCAACTCTTCTCTTTTATTTACTTGGTTGCTTTTAATTACTGAAttgattgtttttctttttacctTAGTTACTTCTCAACTACCCTTACTCTCGTCTTTCAGTAGCAATATCTAAGAGTTCTTTAGAATATTTTAAGAACATAAACTCATGAAATAAGGATATAGACCATTCATCGAGTAATGACTTGTTTGATAGCTTGTAGAATCTCCAAACCTTATTTTAAAGCTCTTTGGGTGCCATTTAAACTTCCTTCAATGAGTAGAAAAGCAAAGTTTGGTTTCTTAATGATAAGAAACTCCTAAGTTACTATCATTAAAAATACTCTAAGGGCTCGTTTGCTACGTCGTATTATGTTTGATTGTACAagcttatataatatattattagtTTATCAATTGTTTGAGGCTAACATTGTATTTATAGACTTTTCTATCAATTCAACATTATACATTTAAATGATAGATTATTTAATCCAGCATACAGAGATGAGATAAGACCATGAGCAATGGTtcaacaaaaaatgttttgtttacctATTTTCaaccccactttttctcttcccaacactccacatcatcttctctctccaattcaacaaactctcaacaattacccactccaatggttttctctctcaacaccctaccccaccattttttatttcatatttttatttaattttatatttttgtttttattatttacataaaattacaattattgttttaaattaaattaaataataaatacttaacaatttttattttttttaaatatagacaataatttattttatttccttaacttaaaaatggaagacaacaaactaaTCAATAATATGGTGAGAAACTTGGTTaaaaaagataataagatgataAGAGAGATAATAATATGGTgagaaacttgatttttttttctgtgtccaaatcaaacaaacctagtctctatttatagagggaaaaaagttatgaattttggttaaaaaaaaatttaaaattgttttttttcgACCAGATAATTCAGTTTAAAAAATTTTATCAAAACAAAATCCGCCGGACCAATAAACTCGCGCCACGCGTCCCACACATTATCCCAGcagtttctctctcttctctccccTGCCACTCACGCCCCCTGTCCGTGCGTGAGTTACACGCGCCTATCTGAGGCCACTCACGCGTTGACACGTGGCACCGGGGACCTCTCTCAACATTGTTGACAATCCTCAACATTTTTCCCCTCCCTCTCTCCTCCACATCACTCTAAACAAGTTTCAACAACCATTGCACCATCTAAATAACTCTCAACAAAAAGTTTCAACATCCATTGCACTTGGTCTAAGACTTGATAAGATTGTAATGTATACACTACTTGAAAATATTTGAAGCAGCACCGCCACCGCCAAcactaccactaccaccaccacccctcCACAACTATCACCATCCTTGTTGTCGCCATGACCACTGCTACTACCAACACCCTACACTACCACCACCAAAAACACCGCTGAaatcaccacctccaccactgcACTACAATACTTCCATCACACCCTTaccactctccaccaccaccattgccgcTACCGCCACtatctattattatttaatatatgaaCACAAATATGTATTTCATATAAGTTATACCGTATTCAAAATACATagtataaaattttaataagatCTTATCTTATGAGAACTAATACTATCATACTTATACAATAAGACTTTATATTATACAGGATACGAAATGAGCCCTATGGAATTAACTAAGAAGATTTGAGTTTTCTAAAGtgaatatcaatatcaataaaaTAACTCAATCAATGATCAATTGTTATAGGGTGTGCTTACTTTATcctcactttaaaaaaaaaaaactttatccTCTAAAATTAGTTGAGAGGAAGTAGAGGATAGCTAAGGTGTTTAGCCGAGCTTACGTGTCTAACTACCTTAacatcaggaaaaaaaaaacaaaagacagTGCGACTTTTTTGTGATTACTGTTCCCTTTAAATAAGTTTTCCGTGACTTCACTCGCCTCGTCTTTAGTGCAGCTGTTGCAGTTCAGTGCCACTTCCACCCTTTCTCTCGCGACAACATTTCCAGATTGTCTCTGCTATTGTAAGTTTCATGCTTTCTTCTCTTTTCCCTAACTGTAACTACCTCAAGATTGATAAAATTTTGTGTTGTTCAATTTGAATTGGATTGAATTTTGCTCATTGATTTTGCTTAATTCTGTTTTTTCTTGTCTTGTGTTAGGTTCTTATGTGGTGGGTGTCTTGTTGTAAGCTTTGATCCAACAGACTGACTGGTATGGTTTTCTTTTGAGAATTTTATAGTTGTGTGTTGGTTatgattttttctttctttctactgTCATAATTCTGAGAATTTGAGGGAATCAGAAGGGAATTAAAAAATTTTGAAGTGTAAAAATTTCCAATAGTTGTGGAAGTTCAATTGACCATAGTCTTTAAAAGGTTTAATTCAACAAGGAAAGACAAAAGTTTAATTACTTGTATCATGGGGTGATTCTTACTTGATTCTTAATAGTTGTGTGTTGGTTATggctttctctttctttctagtGTCCCAATTCTGAGAATTTGAGGGGATCAGAAGGTAAagaaaagtttttattttttctgtttttttgaAAGTGTAAAAGTTGCCAACAATTGTGAaagttcaattcaattcaacaaGGAAAGACAAAATTGCTTGGTGTTTAATTACTTGTATTTTGGGGTGATTCTTGCTTGAATTTTCCTTGCAGAGAAGAGCATAATTCTCGGAAATTGGATTTGACGATATGAAGCCCACTTTGGCTCAGGCTCAGAGTAATTGGGAAGCTGATAAAATGTGAGCGACTTGCTTAATGATTGgcttttttttccttctctgAATGCTTTACTTTTTTCTATGTTTGATCCTGATTTAGTAGATTGAGATCTTGAGAAGCATGTTATATTGATGTTTATCTGAATTTATTTTTGTCTGTTTTGCTTCAGGCTTGACGTTTATATTCATGACTATTTTGTGAAAAGAAAATTACATAATGCTGCTAAAGCATTTATGACAGAAGGAAAAGTTTCCACAGACCCAGTAGGTAAGATTGTTGATCATTATCCACTATGTTGTGCTGTAGCTCGCCTCACCATCATGAATTTGGTTAAAATGCTTGTTTATTATTAGCATCACTAGTTTAGATCGTTGTTTTTGACAGGGATGTTTCTTTGTTAAACATGCAAAGAATCGGTTCTCTTAACACAGTTTCTTCTACTGAGGTTAACTGGTTAACTTATCCATTGGGCTTGtgcttctttctttctcttttctaactaaatctatttaaaaattatagttaagaaattcaaattaaatgGGCATTAATTATAAGTTTATTCTGGTGAAGTGGTGATATGTGGTGATTGGTGAAGTAGCGAAACAATTGAGTATATACCTGAGTTGTTTGTTTGTCTTTGACATGACAGCAATTGATGCACCTGGAGGATTTCTTTATGAGTGGTGGTCTGTCTTTTGGGACATATTCATCTCGAGGACAAATGAGAAACATTCGGAGGCTGCCGCATCTTACATTGAGGTGATCTTATTGTGTAACACCTGTGCCTTTTTTCCTTCCTTAGTTCTTTCAAATATCGGAAGCAAACTGAGTTCTATATGGATTTGCCTGTTAGCAGACCCAGCAAATAAAGGCCAGAGAACAACTTCAAATGCAGCAATTGCAACTAATGCAGCAGCGCAATGCACAGTTacagcgaagagatcctaatcATCCCGCACTTGGTGGATCCTTGAATGCCATGAACTCTGAAGGAATGTTGGGCCAGCCGCCAGCAAGTGTGTTAGCCATGAAAATGTATGAAGAACGAATGAAACATCCCCAATCAATGGATTCAGACCCATCTCCAACTCTTAGTGATGCGAATAGGATGGCCCTTCTCAAATCAGCTACAAGTCATCAAGGGTAAACAAGTTTGCTTAGCTTTATAGTTACTGTGGGCTAGAATAATACTATTAACTTGATCTTAGTATCAATCATGATTGGACTGCTAATATTTCGGGTCTTTGTGCTGTCTCAGCCAGTTGGTTCATGGTAATTCAGGGAATATATCCACTGCCTTGCAGCAAATTCAGGCACGGGCTCCTTTGACTTCTGTAACTACTTTACCCATATGCTGAGTTAgccattttgtgtgttttgtatTATTTTTAGTTTGTGCTTTCTTTCTCTATTTTCACCTCTACCATGATAAGAAACTTGATACATTAAGTTAATAGGACATCAAAGGAGAAGTTAACTTAGGTTCCAGTCCGAAGAGTTTGGCTATGGATACATCAGTTTATCGACAAGCAATTTTACAATCAAAATCCGGGTTAGGCAGTGCAGGTATTATAGCTGTGCCCATGTTCATGCTGTTACATTAAATTCCTTCTTTTCATGGTCTATGGATAGCATATCCTATTTAATGATGAACGAAACTCCTCATGGAAATTGCAACCTTGTGCTGGTTCTCTCATGCATTTGTAGTTGCGGTTTTTATTTGTAAGTTCAATATTGATCTCTTGCAGAGATCTGGCTTTGAAATGATATTGCTACTTAAGTTTGTCTACAATATTTGGTGCAGAATATCAGACGTGGGAGACCCAttcttatgattttatttttgatttttgattcTTCAGGATTAAATCAAGGAGTTACAAGTCTTCCATTAAAAGGCTGGCCTCTAACTGTAAGTTGAATGTTATCTTCATCAGTGTTCTTTCTCTACAGTCAGTTAAACTCCTTTAGAGTGGAATATGACCTATCCTCTTTTTATAGGGAATTGATCAACTAAGACCAAATATGGGTATACAAGTTCAGAAACCTAATTTGACaacccaaaatcaattcatttTGTCATCACAACAACAACAGGGCTTGGCACAAGCTCAGGCACAAAACAACCTTGGAAGTTCCAATTATTTGGATATGGATCCGCGTAGACTTTCTGCTCCTCCACGAGGTAGCGTAAATGCAAAGGATGGTCACTCTACCCGGAATGATGGATCCATGAGTTCCCAAATGCAATCAGGTTCACCTAAGGTTGGACTAGCTCTTCTAATAGTAAAAACATATTATCGAGATTAATGTTGGGTTAACATGTTTAATATCTTTAAATTCAACGAGCATCATAATATTTGTAATTACTAAAGAAACTTCAAGAATAGACTTATATAATTAGGCAGAAGTTCTGTGAATTGCTTTAGTTACAGCTATAAGCATCCATTGTACGGTTacacataaaaataaatacattttAGATTTACAAGAACAActaatccacccactaattaaccAACCCTCACTAATTGAGTGTGTCTAACAAACAATAGTGGAGAATTAAACTATTTTCTATGGCTCTAAGTCTAACCTTTTCAATGATACATTTAACCCCCATGATTCCCGATGAGATATTAATCATTATGCCTATTTCCAATCAATGCTTTATTTATCTCTTCAATGATACATTAACCCCCATGATTAAAAATGTGCCTCTCTTGTAAATTTATCAGCTTTGTTCTGTAATGGGTTAGTAATTCATAAACATCAATTATAATCTAAGTTGGTAAATGTCTACATTATACTTTCCTTTCCGGTTAATACAGATTGCATGAGTACAATCTCAAAGGTCaattttgtttttacttttttcctTTAATGTGTCTAGCAGATGAAGATGGCCCAATCACAACATTCATTATCTCAACAGCAGGAGCAGCTGCAGCAGGTTGTGCTTAATTAATGTCATGCTGTTTTTTgcctatttttctttttccttgtaTGGAATGTAACCAGATGGACATGGTATATAGTGTTTATCCTACCCTCttacataatttttttcctcGTGGAGAATGGAAGAGGGGAGAGAACTGAGAAGCATTACTATGTTAATATTTACTACCTTTATAAATTAGTATGGAATGTAACCAGATGGACATGGTATATAGTGTTTATCCTACCTTTTTTTCCAGTACCAGTGCTGCCTGCTGTCATTATATTCATTTGCTATTGTTTTAGTTTTGTATTCTCTATCTTTCTTTACCCCATCCCTGAATTTATTTCAAAGCTAATTAACATACTATCTCCACTTTTTCATCAGAATAACAGGAAAAGAAAacagccttcttcttctggaGCTGCCAATAGCACTGGTACTGGAAACACGGCTGGTCCTTCGCCTAGTTCACCAGCATCAACACACACACCTGGTGATGGATTAAATACAGCAAGCAGCATGCAGCATGTTAACAGTGTGCAAAAGAGCATGATGATGTATGGTACAGAGGCAACAGGAGGCCTTGCATCATCTTCAAATTTGCTGGtatgttaataattttattctgaGTATGTGTCTGTGTGAATAGATCATGTTCCAAGCACATTTGATTACAGCTATTGTGTTTGTTAACTTTGTTGAAACAGAAATGAAAAGGTATTGAGTAAATCCACGTGTCTCAATTACATAGTGGAGAATGAAACAAGCATCAATAGTTTCctgaattaatattattaatagtaCATAACATAAGATTAGCTTAAAATTATCCTACTTACAGCATTTCTAATGCTCCCACTCAAGCCGGAGTATATAAATTATATGTACAAAGCTTGTTACATTACATGCATAAATGATTTGAGGATCTGACGTAGACTTAGTAAAGAGTAAAGACATTTTTCAGTTGATCATGTCCGTGGTGGCGCGGTTGCGAAACGATAAATATTGATGAAAAAATTTGAGCATCCATGTTTTTTgcaggct
This is a stretch of genomic DNA from Lotus japonicus ecotype B-129 chromosome 1, LjGifu_v1.2. It encodes these proteins:
- the LOC130729339 gene encoding transcriptional corepressor LEUNIG_HOMOLOG-like isoform X6, which gives rise to MKPTLAQAQSNWEADKMLDVYIHDYFVKRKLHNAAKAFMTEGKVSTDPVAIDAPGGFLYEWWSVFWDIFISRTNEKHSEAAASYIETQQIKAREQLQMQQLQLMQQRNAQLQRRDPNHPALGGSLNAMNSEGMLGQPPASVLAMKMYEERMKHPQSMDSDPSPTLSDANRMALLKSATSHQGQLVHGNSGNISTALQQIQDIKGEVNLGSSPKSLAMDTSVYRQAILQSKSGLGSAGLNQGVTSLPLKGWPLTGIDQLRPNMGIQVQKPNLTTQNQFILSSQQQQGLAQAQAQNNLGSSNYLDMDPRRLSAPPRGSVNAKDGHSTRNDGSMSSQMQSGSPKQMKMAQSQHSLSQQQEQLQQNNRKRKQPSSSGAANSTGTGNTAGPSPSSPASTHTPGDGLNTASSMQHVNSVQKSMMMYGTEATGGLASSSNLLDDIERLGDVGALEDNVESFLSNDGGDGGNLYGTIKPSPAEQQKESSKGFTFAEFGCIRTRNSTVTCCHFSSDGKMLASAGDDKKVVLWNMDTLQTESTPEQHKSVISDVRFRPNSSQLATASIDKSVRLWDAANPTYCVQEYNGHSSAIMSLDFHPKKTDIFCFCDSANEIRYWNITSSSCTRVSKGGSSQVRFQPRIGQVLAAASDKVVSIFDVESDRQIYTLQGHPEPVNSICWDVNGDFLASVSPNLVKIWSLTSGECIQELSSSGNQFYSCVFHPSYSTLLVIGGFSSLELWNMADNKSMTISAHESVISALAQSPVTGMVASASHDNSVKLWK
- the LOC130729339 gene encoding transcriptional corepressor LEUNIG_HOMOLOG-like isoform X3; protein product: MKPTLAQAQSNWEADKMLDVYIHDYFVKRKLHNAAKAFMTEGKVSTDPVAIDAPGGFLYEWWSVFWDIFISRTNEKHSEAAASYIEQTQQIKAREQLQMQQLQLMQQRNAQLQRRDPNHPALGGSLNAMNSEGMLGQPPASVLAMKMYEERMKHPQSMDSDPSPTLSDANRMALLKSATSHQGQLVHGNSGNISTALQQIQARAPLTSDIKGEVNLGSSPKSLAMDTSVYRQAILQSKSGLGSAGLNQGVTSLPLKGWPLTGIDQLRPNMGIQVQKPNLTTQNQFILSSQQQQGLAQAQAQNNLGSSNYLDMDPRRLSAPPRGSVNAKDGHSTRNDGSMSSQMQSGSPKMKMAQSQHSLSQQQEQLQQNNRKRKQPSSSGAANSTGTGNTAGPSPSSPASTHTPGDGLNTASSMQHVNSVQKSMMMYGTEATGGLASSSNLLDDIERLGDVGALEDNVESFLSNDGGDGGNLYGTIKPSPAEQQKESSKGFTFAEFGCIRTRNSTVTCCHFSSDGKMLASAGDDKKVVLWNMDTLQTESTPEQHKSVISDVRFRPNSSQLATASIDKSVRLWDAANPTYCVQEYNGHSSAIMSLDFHPKKTDIFCFCDSANEIRYWNITSSSCTRVSKGGSSQVRFQPRIGQVLAAASDKVVSIFDVESDRQIYTLQGHPEPVNSICWDVNGDFLASVSPNLVKIWSLTSGECIQELSSSGNQFYSCVFHPSYSTLLVIGGFSSLELWNMADNKSMTISAHESVISALAQSPVTGMVASASHDNSVKLWK
- the LOC130729339 gene encoding transcriptional corepressor LEUNIG_HOMOLOG-like isoform X1; the protein is MKPTLAQAQSNWEADKMLDVYIHDYFVKRKLHNAAKAFMTEGKVSTDPVAIDAPGGFLYEWWSVFWDIFISRTNEKHSEAAASYIEQTQQIKAREQLQMQQLQLMQQRNAQLQRRDPNHPALGGSLNAMNSEGMLGQPPASVLAMKMYEERMKHPQSMDSDPSPTLSDANRMALLKSATSHQGQLVHGNSGNISTALQQIQARAPLTSDIKGEVNLGSSPKSLAMDTSVYRQAILQSKSGLGSAGLNQGVTSLPLKGWPLTGIDQLRPNMGIQVQKPNLTTQNQFILSSQQQQGLAQAQAQNNLGSSNYLDMDPRRLSAPPRGSVNAKDGHSTRNDGSMSSQMQSGSPKQMKMAQSQHSLSQQQEQLQQNNRKRKQPSSSGAANSTGTGNTAGPSPSSPASTHTPGDGLNTASSMQHVNSVQKSMMMYGTEATGGLASSSNLLDDIERLGDVGALEDNVESFLSNDGGDGGNLYGTIKPSPAEQQKESSKGFTFAEFGCIRTRNSTVTCCHFSSDGKMLASAGDDKKVVLWNMDTLQTESTPEQHKSVISDVRFRPNSSQLATASIDKSVRLWDAANPTYCVQEYNGHSSAIMSLDFHPKKTDIFCFCDSANEIRYWNITSSSCTRVSKGGSSQVRFQPRIGQVLAAASDKVVSIFDVESDRQIYTLQGHPEPVNSICWDVNGDFLASVSPNLVKIWSLTSGECIQELSSSGNQFYSCVFHPSYSTLLVIGGFSSLELWNMADNKSMTISAHESVISALAQSPVTGMVASASHDNSVKLWK
- the LOC130729339 gene encoding transcriptional corepressor LEUNIG_HOMOLOG-like isoform X5 yields the protein MKPTLAQAQSNWEADKMLDVYIHDYFVKRKLHNAAKAFMTEGKVSTDPVAIDAPGGFLYEWWSVFWDIFISRTNEKHSEAAASYIEQTQQIKAREQLQMQQLQLMQQRNAQLQRRDPNHPALGGSLNAMNSEGMLGQPPASVLAMKMYEERMKHPQSMDSDPSPTLSDANRMALLKSATSHQGQLVHGNSGNISTALQQIQDIKGEVNLGSSPKSLAMDTSVYRQAILQSKSGLGSAGLNQGVTSLPLKGWPLTGIDQLRPNMGIQVQKPNLTTQNQFILSSQQQQGLAQAQAQNNLGSSNYLDMDPRRLSAPPRGSVNAKDGHSTRNDGSMSSQMQSGSPKQMKMAQSQHSLSQQQEQLQQNNRKRKQPSSSGAANSTGTGNTAGPSPSSPASTHTPGDGLNTASSMQHVNSVQKSMMMYGTEATGGLASSSNLLDDIERLGDVGALEDNVESFLSNDGGDGGNLYGTIKPSPAEQQKESSKGFTFAEFGCIRTRNSTVTCCHFSSDGKMLASAGDDKKVVLWNMDTLQTESTPEQHKSVISDVRFRPNSSQLATASIDKSVRLWDAANPTYCVQEYNGHSSAIMSLDFHPKKTDIFCFCDSANEIRYWNITSSSCTRVSKGGSSQVRFQPRIGQVLAAASDKVVSIFDVESDRQIYTLQGHPEPVNSICWDVNGDFLASVSPNLVKIWSLTSGECIQELSSSGNQFYSCVFHPSYSTLLVIGGFSSLELWNMADNKSMTISAHESVISALAQSPVTGMVASASHDNSVKLWK